Sequence from the Strix uralensis isolate ZFMK-TIS-50842 chromosome 1, bStrUra1, whole genome shotgun sequence genome:
CCTGAATGGCAATAGCTTCAATCTCAACTCGAGCACCCTGtgagaaaacaatgaagaaacGTATTAGGAATTTGATATATCTATTTTATGATGCAATTGGATGTATAACACAACCTTGTAAGAACAGAGTGACATCTAAGGGAGATTATACTTTTGACAGTTATATTACTAATTTAGCAATGTTAAGTAATATTGAAAATTCACTTTACTCTTACTTAAGTATCACAACCCTTCATTTCTAGTGTTGTAGCCATCTTCCACCGTAAAGAAATGTCTCTCGTATTCAGATCTCTTATCATGTGAGGGAATAAGACTggtatatttagaaaaaaactaaaTACTTAAGAGTCTTCATTAACATAATTGCATTTGAAGCTATTCTGGAATAAGAAAAGCTGTCAGAATGCTTCAGAAGTAAGGAAtttcagaaaactaatttttttgtAGGTAGAAAAGTGACACTTACTTTGGGCAAAGCAGCAACCTGATAGGCTGCTCTGGCTGGGAAGTTTGTCttgaaaactgtaatttaaacagaaacatCCACCATTCACTTAACTTTGCTTGATAAAACACAGTTCAAAGTAATCTGTATAAAATACAGTCATTGAAAGAGTTTCAGGTTCAAGGCTACAAGACAAATAGTCTTCTGTGCCAGCTGTCATTTCCCCCTTGTTGTTTGTTTTTCGTCACTGACTGCTCTAACATCTCAGCAAGCTACCATTCATCATCAAGAAGCCAGCCACAATTATGGTCTAGTGGCCAGTGATAATTTGCACTCTGCTGACACTGCATGGCCTTAACACCAACTTGgccaaaaaagaaagattaaatcaGAATGGTGATCATCCAATTGCGAACACCAGGGAGTGGGAGAGGGCTCTTTCACAGAAAGAGCAAGAGGGAGAAACAGGCCCCTGCCAAAAGAGTCAGAAGCAAGCATCCTAGATTTGCATAAAGTCAGCAGGGGGCCAGCCTTACTCATATcaaagaaaggcagagaaaaaatagGCCCTTGACCTATTCCTCTGTTCCCAGTTAGGCCTGGCACTCAAGGATATTAAAAGaatgggggcagggggaggcaaagAGAGGTAAAGATATAAGAGCTGAAtttctagaatcatagaatagttcaggctggaaggaacctttaaagatcatctagtccaacccatCCCCCCCACCATGGGTAagaacatctttcactagatcaggttgctcaaagccccatccaacctgactttgaacactttcAAGGAATTTGCATAATTAAATGAAAGTTTTACTAGTGAGAGTTAACACTAAGCTCAGAAATGGTAATTTCAGGGTCCTGCACTGACAAGGCAGGATAACAACTCACAATCAAAGAACAGCAACAACTGCCTTCTTGAACTACAGGTAGTAGGCAACAAGTAAACTAAGTATCCAGCTGGTCTGCTTTTACCCTGCTTGAATGCACACACAATTCAATTTTGACATGCAGAAGACTGTTGATAACTCATCAGTAAAAAACTTCATTCAAGACCAGGCGTTGCTATCTAATCAAAAGCCAAAGCTGTATAAATAAGGAACTTATGTGCATACTTTCCCAAATTCTTCTGCACAATATGGGTCATTGGAACCACCTATTTCAGTCTACATTCAGTTTTGCTAACCaagcattattcttttttttttatttaagtggAGCAGTGTGGCTCATTCTTGTATAAAAAATGAGCCCTGTCCCATAAAAATAACCCACAAATCATTCAAAGATAAATAGACTTTAAAGAAACAGACATACAAAATCTGAAATTAAGTATTTGAAGGCTGCCTCCAGTAGAATTATATTAGGGACAACACAGCATCTATCAAGGTAAAGAGACATGAAAAATCAACCTGTAGGGATAGCACTAGCTGATCTTCACATGACAGTGAGTTTAGTGGGATGGTAGGACACAAATCCACATGAAATTAGGCTGTGCTTGATCTGTTGcttgcaaattaaattattttttaaatgttgtatttctACTGGAATCTCAAAGAATCTGGAACTACATCATCTGAATCATTAAAACACTTTGCTTACTGTGAATATAATTTGTTCCACAAGCCATATtggtaaaacagaaacaaaatatctACTTACATTGTTTGTAAATATCATTAATATCATTGAAGTCCTTCATGTCTGCCATCAAAACCGTAGTCTTCACAACTAGAAATTACATAACTGCAGTTATTTTAGACCTCTGACTTGCATACAAAAGTTAGAAATCTTTAGTgcatttcttgcttttatttcataaactTCCCTCAAGTATTCTAAACATTTTGAAGTTTTACAAACAGATACTGACCATTAGAGCTACTACCTACAGAACCACCTAAAAAGTCTGAATACCCAGTATGTAATGAAACTTTAAGGAATTAGACATTCCTGACCAGCTCTGAAAAAATCCATTGTCAATTTCATTCTAAGTCCAATTCTTCCAAGAGGCACAGAACTGATAAGTAGGTCAATTAAAAAAGCTGTTGTAAGCCAACTGTTGGCACTAAATTATATCATATATAACATCTGCTGCCCAAAAAGTCCATAAAAGGACTGAAAATATAGTCTATGCTAGAATTTTTTACCCATGACTGCTCAAGCCAGCATTAATCCTGGTTTGTCTCCACTATTAAGAGTCCTCCCCCCAGAAAAATACTAAAAGTTCCTAGGATATTAACACCATTGATACAAACCTGATTTTACCTGGAGGAAAGCCTAGGATGCCTAAAACAACTGTAGTCACTTGCAGCTCTGTCTATACCTGAGCTTCCCCAGTTAGAGTTAAAATATTAGTAGTATGGGCAGAAACTTTTGGTGAAAGGTAGTGTTCCATTGATACCCATCACTAAGCCTTGCATGTTGATAtagtttttatgttttaaccCAGACTCATGattccttttgtttcttccagtTGTTGATAAAAACTGTATGTTTAGCAAacagttttttggggtttttctaaaggtcacttcatttttttaaaaaatccaggtAAAAACAACTTGTTTGCCACCATCACAGCAGCACTTACCATTGCCATAGTCACAGCCTGCAGCTTTCAGGATTTCTCCCATGTTTTTTAGAGCCtaacagaaaatgagacaaaaatctTTTAACTATCAGCTGTGTTGTATTTAGGTAAGTATGTAAATATGAGTTGTAACTTGGCTACATCCATGTTACAGTATGAGTTCACCCAGAAAATCTTCAACAGTCCTCAGTGGGTaagcaaaatcagaaattaataaaagGGAGCTTCTAATAAACCACAAATATTAAACCATCCATTCATTAGATGTAAATGCATGATGCAGCTCTATCTCATGCTATTACCTCACACCACCTCTTTGCTGCTGGGGGAACAAATCTTTCCCCAATTCAAACCAGGGTTTTTATTGGGGTCTGAACCTTTATCACAAACATTGATTCTTTTCTACTTTCCTACATGAAATATTGATTCCTCCTCTGACCTACAAGTTGTTCAGGTGGAAAATAACAGGGTTAGAAAGGAATgacttcctcctgcttttccctcATCTTGGTGGATGTGAAATGTGCTCTCTATGTTTCTTCAATTTCTCTTAAGTCCATGTTTAACCAAGCACATGCCAACTCCATTACAAGTTTATTGCTAGAAGACATCTTACCTGTTTTGCTTCTTCCTTTGCCCCTCCAGAGACAAGCTGACCAGTGGAAGGTTCTATACCGATCTGTCCTGCAATGTACATTGTCCGGTCTACCAGCACTGCTTGgctgaaaacagaagtgataTTTTCGGTTTAATGTTTCCCCATCAAAACGTTTAACTATCTGAAAGCACATTTCACATTTGCTTCAGTAGTTTATAATATCTCAGAAAGATAGAGGACTGAGGTTATGCATGCACAAGTCTGTACACTTCAATCTGTTGACGCTGTTGGGAGAGCTGGGATTAGAACACCTATGGAAGCACATACCTTTGTTTTTGAGAAAATAAACCCCGGTTCTCACAAAGGCACAAGGTGTGAGCACAGCAATGCAATGCTAAACCGAGATACACAGCTTTTACATTGCAGATAGCACAGAGGGGAGGCAGAGTAAAACAACACATTTTTTGCACCTGCCCAGATAAATATTCCATCCTAGTTTGAGAAGTAGACAATACCTTTCATCTACATCTCAGCTgcagaacaatgaagaaaaaaaaagaaaaaaatgagagttGATtagaaaatttaacatttttcttctcaaacaGGCACCATGATAACAAGTTACAGCTGTGAGGTGAAGCCCTGCACGCTAGTTCTCTGGCAGTATTCCTCCAGAGTCATGAATTTGGCCAGTCAGCACATCACCCTGATTCCCAGAACAATCATTCTCCTCTCACCAAATAACCTGAGTGACCTGTTGGCTCGATTAATTCAGAAGAATGCAGAATCCAAGctatttgcaaaacatttttatataaatgtcaAGTGTGTTTTTGCTGAAGTAGAGTTGGCAATTATTAATGTCTCTAATTACCACAAAGAgattaaaagattaaaacaaaggTTTAAACTACCTAGCAAACGTTACAAAAGACATAATTTACTTCTCTTCAGCTGgtaattacaaatattttgcaaagaaattaGAGAAAGATTCTTTTGAAAGTGTTTGTTTTGTGTTATCTCTTCCCATGCCATAAGAAAACGCATTGTTTTGACAGTTCAACAAGCCTCCCAAATTACACAAACTAGAGTTAAGCACCTCCCTGAAGTATCTAAATTAGGAGGTTAGCTTCCCTTTGAtgtcaatggagaaaaaaagggacTCTTGCAGAGAACATTTTTATCAGATCTCTTAATTGAGACTGACTCAGTTGGATTGTCTCAATCCATTGACTTCACAGGGGACCAACCTAATTTAGGGACTCAGAAAAATGACTATGGTTAGGCAATCCAAACAGTACCATCATTCCCATCTTTCCTTTTACCCCTGTCCTACATTGTCCTGTAATTTCATAGGGGAAAATATAGCCAGTAACTTACCTGATATGTTAAAATATCTTATGTGGCAATTATTTTCTCTATCATCAACTGACAAAACTGGAGTAAATCACAAAACGACACTatttaaagaagagaaattagGGAATGAAGTAGTTTTCTAGCTGATGCACTCTTATTGATAGAAAATGTGTGTATGAACCAAACAGACATGcttctttaattttatttgctttcctacCATGTCCTGCATTGTCTGAGGCACAGGCTTTCAGACCAcaaacttctgtttctgtttgaaGCACAGAGAACCATGCAACAAGGTATGAGCTCTCTAAAGAAAGAGATTGTCTTGTAGTGTTTATTATAGCAAATGACACAACGAAACAGTTGTCCCAACAAAGGCCTCCAGATAGTCCTGTATCACaaataattggggaaaaaacaagctGAAGCCTTCTGATACCACTTCCAGATGAACATCAGCAGCAGTCTTATTGGGTCCCCTACTCTGCTCCTCAACTTCCTTCTCTTAGTACGCTTACCAGTGGAATCCTCCATTCACTGAGACTATTAACAATTTACCAACTGAAGGGTATACTTCTACTGCAGTCAAATGCATGAGCAAAGCTCAGAGAAACTTCAACTACACAAACCCAAATCACACTTTAACTGCAGATGTATCCTATAACTAGGATCAATCATAGCTACTCATTAATCTCTGATTCAGCAGAGATCTGAGTGCGTGCCTAAAGTCATTCAGGTTTCAATATACCTAAGTGTGTAACTGGATGGACATTATGACATGAGAAGAACACTGTCCATCAGAGAGATGGTGTTAAGAAGCATGCTCCTTAAAGACAAGGACTGCAAAGTTAATCAGATCTTC
This genomic interval carries:
- the RIDA gene encoding 2-iminobutanoate/2-iminopropanoate deaminase yields the protein MASLVKKIISTAKGPAAVGPYSQAVLVDRTMYIAGQIGIEPSTGQLVSGGAKEEAKQALKNMGEILKAAGCDYGNVVKTTVLMADMKDFNDINDIYKQFFKTNFPARAAYQVAALPKGARVEIEAIAIQGPLQDASA